CGGCTGATGCCCAGATGGATAAACGCTTTGAGGATGAGTTTAGTATTATTGCTAACGATATTCGTAGCGCAATGGCGGTGCCTTTATGGGATGAAAATAAAGTTGTTGGAGTTCTTTATGCCGATGCTAATCTTTCGTTCAGTCATTGGACGAAGGGAGGAGAAGAAGACCTCAGCTTTTTTTCAACGTTAGCAAATCTGGTCGCTTCCAGTGTGCAACGCTGGCTGCTGGCACGAAAATTGCGAAGTGAAGAAAAAATTCGGCACAGATTAGAGCGCTATCACTCGCCGGCAGTCGTGCAACAAATGATGGTTGAAGGAGCCTTAGAAGTCGGTCGTCTGATGCCGGCAGAGGGTGAGATTAGTATTCTTTTTGCCGATATTGTTGGCTTTACTGCGCTTTCAGAACGGTTAAGTCCTGCACAAATTGCAGAACTTCTCAATGCGTTTTTTGAGGAAATGTTGCAGGAAGTTTTTGCGGTTGGTGGCACTTTGGATAAATTTATCGGAGATTGCATTATGGCATTTTTTGGCGCTCCAGAAGTTCAGCCAGATCATGCTGAAAGAGCTGTGACAGCAGCCCAGGGAATGCTGGCTCGGCTCGAACGTTTGAATGCGAATCAAGCATTACGCGAACCCTTGCAATTGCGAATTGCGATTAATAGCGGAAAAGCCGTTGTTGGCGATGTCGGCAGTTCTCAAAGAGTGGATTATACAGTATTAGGCGCAACGATTAATTTAGCGTCTCGGATGGAAGGAGTTTGCCCCCCCGGTGAATGTGTGATTAGTGAAGCAACCTATCAGTTACTAAAAGAACCCCAAGGTTTTGAAGTAATGGGAGAATTTCGGTTTAAAGGAATTGACCGGCCTGTGCAAGTTTACCAAACAAAGCGGCATTAATGGTGCCTTTTCAGGAGATGCCGGTTTATGAATCGGCTCCCCTGCGGGGTTATCTTGATTCAATTAATCTTTTTATTTAATTGAGTGCCGGTTTTTAATTTTACTGAAGGCTGAAAATTTTTTTGATGAAAATCGCTATTTTTTATTAACCAGATAAGAATCCGGCATTTTTTTCCTTTCTGTAAAAATAGAAACGCAGTAAATTTTATAACTCAAAAAAATGTTTTTAGTTTGAATCTGGGTTCTGAGTCCCGATCATTAACCCAATAAGTTCGGTTGCCTTTTCCGTATCTACCGGCTTAGAAAATAAATATCCTTGCCCCAACTCGCACCCCAACTCGCGTAGTTTCTCTAGCTGTGCCGGTGTTTCGATACCTTCTGCCACAATATCCATCCCTCGACTACGAGCTAGCGTCACAATTGTCTGAACAATTTCTACGCCACTATTATCTGGTCCGATACGGCTGACAAAAGAGCGATCAATCTTTAAAGTATCAATTGGAAACTCGTGCAAGCGGCTTAAAGAAGAGTAGCCGGTGCCAAAGTCATCAATACACAATTGAATGCCAAGAGTTTTGAGCTGCTTCAACATCCTTTCTTCCCAAGATAGTGTTTCTAGAATGCAACTTTCGGTAATCTCTAGCTTGAGTGAGTCTCTGGGAATACCAGTCTCCAGCAAAATTTCCTCGATTCGATTTAGCAAGTTTGGTTGCTTGAGCTGCACGGCTGAAAGATTCACACTAATTGTTAAGGGAAAAATTTGGGGAAACTGTTGCTGCCAAATATTGATTTGGCGACAAGCTTCCTGCAAAACCCACCACCCCAGATCGTTAATTAATCCAGTTTCTTCAGCCACAGGAATAAACTCGGAAGGCGGGTAGGTAACGCCCGATGCTTGATGCCAGCGCACCAAAGCTTCAAAGCCGCTCAGTTTCCCCGTAGAAAGGGCAACAATTGGCTGGTAATAAAGGCAAAATTCTTGGAGCGCAATTGCCCTTCTCAAGTCATTTTCCATCTGCAAGCGTGCCATCGCAATCGTTTGCATGGCTGGATCAAAAACTTCGTAACGCCCTCTGCCTTGAGCTTTAGCATAATACATTGCGATATCCGCATCCCTGAGTACGTCTTCTGGGCGATCGTAACCCATTGTGCTGTGGATGATACCAATGCTGATCTCGGTAAACACTTCATAATCGTTCAAATTCAACGGCAGTCTTAATTGCTTTTGAATGCGTTCAGCCACCCTAATCGGTTCTTCCAAATCTTTAATATTTTCCAGCAAAATAACAAATTCATCGCCTCCAAAACGCGCAACTGCATCTGTTTGGCGTAGAGAAGCTTGCAGTTTTGCGGCAACACTTTTTAGTAATTCATCGCCTACCAAGTGTCCGAGGCTATCATTAACCACTTTGAAGCGATCCAAGTCAATAAATAGCACTGCATATAAATAATCTTGATGTGTATATGCTTTATTGATCGCCTGTTGCAGCCGGTTCATAAACCAAGCTCGGTTAGGCAACTCGGTTAGCCCATCATGAAAAGCATCATGCCCTAATTGTTCTTCTCTCTGCAATAACTGAGTTTGAGTTTGCTGGAGAGCGTGCAAAGCTTGTGTGAGTTCAGCCGTTTGAGAAGCCACCCGTTCTTCTAACTCAGCAGTGAGCGTCTGCAACGCCGCTTCCGCCTCTTTTCGCGCTTCAATTTCCTGCTTAAGAAGCACATTTTGTTTTTCTAACATCTTCGTCAAATTTCGTAGTCCCAGGTGTAACTGCACACGAGCAAGGACTTCCTCTTGCTGAAAGGGTTTGGTAATATAATCCACCGCTCCCAGCGATAGTCCTTTAACCTTATCCACCCGCTCAGTTAACGCTGTCATAAAAATTACAGGGATATCTTTTGTTGCCACCGATGCTTTTAAGCGGTAGCAGGTTTCAAAACCATCTATCCCCGGCATCATCACATCCAACAATATGATATCTGGCGAAACTTCTTTTAGCTTTTCAAGAGCGCTTTCCCCATCTTTAGCCACTAGAACTTTGAATCCTGACTCTCTTAAAAAGCTGAACAGAACTTTAAGGTTAGTAGAGTTATCGTCAACAATCAAAATGGTGGATTCGTTGTTACTGTCCATATTAATCATCCACAAAATATGTTTTTACAAACTTTATTATTTCTTTTTCTGCAAAATTTTAAGCCCATTACTGGCATCACTAAGTCTGTAATTATTAAATCTGGTTTAAAATAAGCAGCCTGATCTAGCCCCTCTTGTCCATTACACGCTTCCATAATTTTAAAACCAAGAGGCTCTAGCATATTTCTAAGGACATTTCGATTCTCACGCCGATCATCTACGAGCAAAATTTTATATGTTTCTCCTCTAAAGCCGCTTATTTTATCTGAAAAATTCATTGAATCTGACTCAATATATTGAGACGCTACAGGCAAATCTAAGTCGAAATAAAAAATGCTGCCGGCACCAAGAACACTCTCGACTTTTAAGGGGACACTGCTTTCAATCGCTTTTAATATCAGTGTTTCCTTGCCATCCTTGCTTTTGAGAAATGGGTTCTCGGAGGTGGAAGAAGCCACTAGCAGCCCCGACCTTTCTATGATAAAGGTTTTTCCTGATTTTCCTATTTTTAAACTTTGCAGGAAGTCACCAATTTCTGACAAAAATAAATCGGTACTGACGACTCCCCGGAACGTGCCATTTTTGTCGTAAAATGGCTGGCTAGCGGAGATTCCCAGACTGGGTTGAATATAATATTGATAAATTTTATTCCATTGAGATTTGCCGGCAGCTTTTGCGGTCTTATACCAAGGGCGAATGCGGGGATCATAGCCTATGTGTACTTCTTTAAACTCTGTTGGATTGCCCTGCTTATCTGCCTTGATTATTGTATTAATAAAATTTGTAGATTTATCTGTTATTTCAATAACAACTGTGCCATCATCCTTATAATCGGCACCCGCATATTCTTTACGTTCTCCTCCGAAACTAATGTAGTTTACGGTGGGAAATTGCTGCAGTTGCCAGAAAAAGTAACTTCTCATCGGAATCATGTTATTTGGATTCCATAGATCGAAGCGACGAATGGCATCAACACTGATGGCATTAACCAAATGAGGCGTTTCTAAGTAAGTGTGAAGTTGCTGCTTGATGCGACCAAGAACCTCCATTCGCAATTGGCTGGTGACATTGTTGACAGCAATTGTTCCATTTCGTAGCGAAAACCACCCAGTCAGTCCCACAGCGGCAAAAATTTGCAGGACGAAGGGAACGACTAAAACGAGGCGCAGGGGGATTTTTCCGGGGCTTTTTGCTGCAATTTGAGACTCGGTTGTAATTAGCGTCATGCTGGAGTCGTTTTAGTGTTGGAATGGTTTCGATAACAACTGTGGCGAACTCTTGGCCATGCAAAGCCGGCTCTATGGTAGTGATCTATGCCCTATATTTTGAACGTCAATTGTATTTAGTGATATCTTATTCATCAAACTTAAGGAAGCACTCCAAGGAACTGAGAAAAGTTTAA
Above is a genomic segment from Microcoleus sp. FACHB-68 containing:
- a CDS encoding cache domain-containing protein, with the protein product MGLTGWFSLRNGTIAVNNVTSQLRMEVLGRIKQQLHTYLETPHLVNAISVDAIRRFDLWNPNNMIPMRSYFFWQLQQFPTVNYISFGGERKEYAGADYKDDGTVVIEITDKSTNFINTIIKADKQGNPTEFKEVHIGYDPRIRPWYKTAKAAGKSQWNKIYQYYIQPSLGISASQPFYDKNGTFRGVVSTDLFLSEIGDFLQSLKIGKSGKTFIIERSGLLVASSTSENPFLKSKDGKETLILKAIESSVPLKVESVLGAGSIFYFDLDLPVASQYIESDSMNFSDKISGFRGETYKILLVDDRRENRNVLRNMLEPLGFKIMEACNGQEGLDQAAYFKPDLIITDLVMPVMGLKFCRKRNNKVCKNIFCG
- a CDS encoding adenylate/guanylate cyclase domain-containing protein; the protein is MAEFKLRVQIEGNLEKTITVDRDEFTMGRAPECNLHLPSSAISRCHARFTKAGEGVWKIEDLGSKNGTRLNDNLVIAPVKVKHGDIVQIGHVCLTLLFNEPVSSQPVVTVKIHPQVSAQKSPIAPITQGMTILRNVTELQQQWIQVDNQGDDNTNKEKAIARLKDLVDIAKCLNYAESIEAIFSQVQRVVFRELSSIDRLALLIDVSGLGKLELLNAATRNASKQQNLAPDGSWISRSICQRVFADKVAIQTADAQMDKRFEDEFSIIANDIRSAMAVPLWDENKVVGVLYADANLSFSHWTKGGEEDLSFFSTLANLVASSVQRWLLARKLRSEEKIRHRLERYHSPAVVQQMMVEGALEVGRLMPAEGEISILFADIVGFTALSERLSPAQIAELLNAFFEEMLQEVFAVGGTLDKFIGDCIMAFFGAPEVQPDHAERAVTAAQGMLARLERLNANQALREPLQLRIAINSGKAVVGDVGSSQRVDYTVLGATINLASRMEGVCPPGECVISEATYQLLKEPQGFEVMGEFRFKGIDRPVQVYQTKRH
- a CDS encoding EAL domain-containing response regulator, with the translated sequence MDSNNESTILIVDDNSTNLKVLFSFLRESGFKVLVAKDGESALEKLKEVSPDIILLDVMMPGIDGFETCYRLKASVATKDIPVIFMTALTERVDKVKGLSLGAVDYITKPFQQEEVLARVQLHLGLRNLTKMLEKQNVLLKQEIEARKEAEAALQTLTAELEERVASQTAELTQALHALQQTQTQLLQREEQLGHDAFHDGLTELPNRAWFMNRLQQAINKAYTHQDYLYAVLFIDLDRFKVVNDSLGHLVGDELLKSVAAKLQASLRQTDAVARFGGDEFVILLENIKDLEEPIRVAERIQKQLRLPLNLNDYEVFTEISIGIIHSTMGYDRPEDVLRDADIAMYYAKAQGRGRYEVFDPAMQTIAMARLQMENDLRRAIALQEFCLYYQPIVALSTGKLSGFEALVRWHQASGVTYPPSEFIPVAEETGLINDLGWWVLQEACRQINIWQQQFPQIFPLTISVNLSAVQLKQPNLLNRIEEILLETGIPRDSLKLEITESCILETLSWEERMLKQLKTLGIQLCIDDFGTGYSSLSRLHEFPIDTLKIDRSFVSRIGPDNSGVEIVQTIVTLARSRGMDIVAEGIETPAQLEKLRELGCELGQGYLFSKPVDTEKATELIGLMIGTQNPDSN